From Methanococcus maripaludis, the proteins below share one genomic window:
- the feoB gene encoding ferrous iron transport protein B has protein sequence MDEKNIIALLGQPNVGKTTLFNHLTGMKQRIGNWPGVTVEKKEGFFKKNSESYIVVDLPGIYSLMSDSIDQKIARDYLIENNEITVIDVIDTPNINRNLYLTIQLLDLGISPILCLNLIDEAEKFGIFINDQKLSEKLGVPVIRTSGRHKIGIDNLKETIYKYKAGEPVKITYSPLLEENIEKIINKLENTQYNISETYERLPKRWIAISLLEKDPDVVNEFSKYPEFIKYVKDMKLEIEDEIKHDVESYIVEQRYKKCDEILAGVMVNSELYEDIDTIVIHPIYGFMIFAVVLYTMYNFVFGVGDIFAGFIGTFFEILGNYLMTILPQSLSGVIVDGLLAGVGGVLEFFPIVFLIMFSLSILEDTGYLSRVTALTHSIMSKIGLSGKSFIPLITGFGCSVPALMGTRFISSHKERLITLLVTPLVPCSARFVIIGFFASFFFIEHAALFTLSILAITFALLFLVSYVLSKFMKGESEEYIFELPPYRIPDWDNIIKMTWEKSKEFLKKAGTVIAAGSILFYGLVNYPSPDANYAAVVGKILEHVTIYMGLDWRAAISLVFGIFAKELVVSSFSILYPENISAAFSPLKAFVLTLVSVLYIPCLATLATLYLETRSLKWTAFGIGYNLALATVVGIITYNLGTLLGF, from the coding sequence ATGGATGAGAAGAATATTATTGCACTGCTTGGTCAACCAAACGTTGGAAAAACTACCCTTTTCAACCACCTAACCGGAATGAAACAGAGAATCGGAAACTGGCCTGGCGTTACTGTTGAAAAAAAGGAAGGGTTCTTTAAAAAAAATAGTGAAAGCTACATTGTAGTCGATTTACCAGGAATATATTCATTGATGTCGGATTCGATAGATCAAAAGATTGCAAGAGACTATCTCATCGAAAATAATGAAATAACAGTTATTGATGTAATCGACACCCCGAATATAAACAGGAACCTTTATTTGACGATACAACTTTTAGACCTTGGAATAAGCCCAATTTTATGCCTAAATTTAATCGATGAAGCGGAAAAATTTGGTATTTTTATAAATGATCAAAAACTGAGTGAAAAATTAGGTGTTCCAGTTATAAGGACTTCTGGAAGACATAAAATCGGAATTGATAACTTAAAAGAAACAATTTACAAATACAAAGCGGGTGAACCTGTAAAAATTACATATTCGCCACTTTTGGAAGAAAATATCGAAAAAATAATCAATAAATTAGAAAATACTCAGTATAATATCAGTGAAACCTATGAAAGGCTTCCTAAAAGATGGATTGCAATATCACTTCTTGAAAAAGACCCTGATGTCGTAAATGAATTTTCAAAATATCCAGAATTTATAAAATATGTAAAAGACATGAAACTTGAAATAGAGGACGAAATAAAACATGACGTTGAAAGCTACATTGTAGAACAGAGATACAAAAAATGTGATGAGATTTTAGCAGGCGTCATGGTAAATAGCGAATTATATGAAGATATAGATACAATTGTAATTCACCCAATTTACGGATTCATGATATTTGCTGTAGTACTCTACACCATGTACAACTTCGTATTTGGTGTTGGGGACATTTTTGCAGGATTTATAGGTACATTCTTTGAAATACTTGGAAATTATTTGATGACTATCCTTCCACAATCACTTTCTGGAGTAATTGTTGATGGATTACTTGCAGGAGTTGGAGGAGTACTCGAATTCTTCCCAATAGTATTCTTGATAATGTTTTCGCTATCAATTCTTGAAGATACAGGCTATTTATCAAGAGTTACTGCACTGACACATTCGATCATGTCTAAAATAGGATTAAGCGGAAAATCATTTATCCCATTAATTACAGGTTTTGGATGCAGTGTTCCTGCATTAATGGGTACGAGGTTTATCTCAAGCCATAAAGAAAGGTTAATTACGCTTTTAGTAACGCCCCTTGTTCCATGCTCTGCAAGATTTGTTATAATCGGATTTTTTGCATCATTTTTCTTCATAGAACATGCTGCACTTTTTACATTAAGCATTCTTGCAATTACATTTGCACTGCTCTTTTTGGTGTCATACGTATTAAGTAAATTCATGAAAGGTGAATCTGAAGAATACATCTTTGAATTACCCCCATACAGGATTCCAGATTGGGACAATATTATTAAAATGACCTGGGAAAAAAGCAAAGAATTTCTAAAAAAAGCAGGAACCGTTATTGCCGCAGGTTCCATTTTATTCTATGGACTTGTAAATTACCCCTCTCCCGATGCAAATTACGCCGCAGTTGTTGGAAAAATACTCGAACATGTAACGATTTACATGGGGCTTGACTGGAGAGCTGCTATATCCCTCGTATTTGGAATATTTGCAAAAGAACTTGTTGTTTCAAGTTTTAGCATACTGTATCCAGAAAATATCTCGGCAGCATTCAGCCCATTAAAAGCTTTCGTATTAACGCTTGTTTCGGTACTTTATATTCCCTGCCTTGCAACGCTTGCAACACTATACCTTGAAACGAGAAGTTTGAAATGGACTGCCTTTGGAATAGGTTACAATTTAGCACTTGCAACAGTTGTTGGAATAATAACATATAACCTTGGAACACTTCTTGGATTTTAA